One Candidatus Korarchaeum sp. DNA segment encodes these proteins:
- a CDS encoding decarboxylase → MARFILSRRVALKQYHMAREHCDALAYSYKTNPVLWEVLRETDSLVGVSSMGSMERIGETDRVIYYLQGERRDEVKSLLGSGVRWFIVDNEPELRNLLASCDERINLLLRVKMREHTIYTGKHFVYGIDWRRAGELVREVRGSPKVEQLGIHFHRKTQNVGEWSLTEDVSEALGDVLDLIDWVNMGGGIPVSYANSKPDLNTVFREIDELRDYLNARGVKLMMEPGRFIAAPSVILEAEVLNVYEGNVILDCSIFNAYMDTYLLNIRLPVLGEVEGRGHRYLLKGRSPDSLDILRYSVYLDRELKPGDKVIFLNAGAYNFHTEFNDMPKLRTEIVEDFPFEVNAQ, encoded by the coding sequence TCTGAAGCAGTATCATATGGCTAGGGAGCATTGCGATGCCCTGGCTTACAGCTACAAGACGAATCCGGTGCTCTGGGAGGTGCTGAGGGAGACCGATTCCCTGGTCGGGGTGAGCTCCATGGGATCGATGGAGAGGATCGGGGAGACGGATAGGGTGATTTACTACCTTCAGGGGGAGAGGAGAGATGAGGTAAAGTCCCTCCTGGGATCGGGGGTTAGATGGTTCATCGTGGATAATGAGCCGGAGCTCAGGAACCTCCTAGCTTCATGCGATGAGAGGATCAACCTCCTCCTGAGGGTCAAGATGAGGGAGCACACCATATACACGGGTAAGCACTTCGTCTACGGCATCGACTGGAGGAGGGCCGGGGAGCTCGTGAGGGAGGTGAGGGGAAGCCCCAAGGTCGAGCAGCTGGGCATCCACTTCCACAGGAAGACCCAGAACGTCGGGGAGTGGAGCCTCACTGAGGACGTTTCCGAAGCTCTAGGGGACGTTCTAGACCTGATTGATTGGGTGAACATGGGAGGAGGTATACCTGTGAGCTACGCTAACTCTAAACCTGATTTGAACACCGTTTTCAGGGAGATAGATGAGCTCAGGGATTATCTGAATGCCAGAGGGGTGAAGCTCATGATGGAGCCCGGGAGGTTCATAGCGGCCCCTTCAGTGATACTTGAAGCTGAGGTGCTGAACGTTTACGAGGGAAACGTTATACTTGACTGCTCTATCTTCAACGCCTACATGGACACTTACCTGCTGAACATAAGGCTGCCCGTGCTGGGCGAGGTGGAGGGGAGGGGCCACAGGTACCTTCTCAAGGGGAGGTCCCCCGATTCGCTGGACATCCTCAGGTACTCCGTCTACCTGGATAGGGAGCTCAAGCCGGGAGATAAGGTGATCTTCCTCAACGCGGGAGCTTATAACTTCCACACGGAGTTCAACGACATGCCCAAGCTGAGGACAGAGATCGTTGAGGATTTCCCGTTTGAGGTGAATGCTCAGTGA